In Terriglobales bacterium, the following proteins share a genomic window:
- a CDS encoding circadian clock KaiB family protein, with protein sequence MVSKNTTAKKKQTGKSSESSLRVPSKWRLRLYVAGNTPNSIAAFANLKEICEVHLGGRYQIEIVDLLENPMLAKGDQIVAIPTLVRRLPFPVKKIIGDLSNRERVLVGLDLKPAAPTRA encoded by the coding sequence ATGGTCAGCAAGAACACTACGGCAAAGAAGAAGCAAACCGGGAAGTCGAGCGAATCATCTCTCAGGGTGCCATCGAAGTGGCGACTCCGGTTGTATGTCGCCGGCAATACTCCGAATTCGATTGCTGCCTTCGCGAACCTGAAGGAAATTTGCGAAGTCCATCTTGGGGGCCGTTATCAGATCGAAATTGTTGACTTGCTTGAGAACCCAATGCTCGCGAAGGGAGACCAGATCGTCGCGATTCCAACTCTCGTCAGGAGACTACCTTTTCCTGTAAAGAAAATTATTGGAGATCTTTCGAATCGCGAACGGGTACTGGTTGGCCTCGATCTGAAGCCGGCTGCACCAACTCGGGCGTGA
- the bla gene encoding subclass B3 metallo-beta-lactamase codes for MNVKYVFAVVCLFVSMAGAQTRPEWREWNQPVEPFRIIGNIYYVGASDITSFLIASPKGHILLDGGFAETAPQIRDNIRKLGFKVEDVKYLLLTQSHFDHAAGLAALKRWSGAKFVASREDGGQVARGGKGDFQWGDEVSFEPVTTDQFIQDGDTLELGGNRMVARITPGHTKGCTTWTTVAEEKGKRYNVVFLCSTTAPGYNLVGNREYPTIIEDFRKTFQLLHSMSCDVMLGAHGSFFQLNKKRELLAKSKTNPFVDRQELSAFVQKSKVEFEAEVKRQQQK; via the coding sequence TCCATGGCCGGAGCACAAACTCGGCCGGAGTGGCGTGAATGGAATCAACCGGTCGAACCGTTTCGGATTATCGGCAACATCTATTACGTCGGAGCGAGCGACATCACTTCGTTCCTGATCGCCAGCCCGAAGGGACACATCCTCCTCGATGGCGGCTTTGCTGAGACGGCGCCGCAGATTCGCGACAACATCCGCAAGCTCGGATTCAAAGTCGAAGATGTGAAGTATCTCCTGCTGACGCAGTCGCATTTCGACCACGCAGCCGGGCTTGCGGCATTGAAACGCTGGTCGGGAGCCAAGTTTGTCGCCAGCCGCGAAGACGGGGGCCAGGTCGCGCGTGGCGGCAAAGGCGATTTTCAGTGGGGCGATGAAGTTTCCTTCGAGCCGGTCACGACAGATCAGTTCATTCAGGATGGAGACACGCTGGAACTTGGCGGCAACCGCATGGTCGCCCGCATCACCCCCGGTCATACGAAGGGCTGCACGACCTGGACCACCGTCGCTGAAGAAAAGGGCAAGCGTTACAACGTCGTATTCCTTTGCAGCACTACCGCTCCCGGTTACAACCTTGTAGGCAACCGAGAGTACCCGACTATCATCGAAGATTTCCGTAAAACCTTTCAGTTGCTGCACAGTATGTCTTGCGATGTCATGCTCGGTGCGCACGGGTCCTTCTTTCAGCTGAATAAGAAACGCGAGCTACTGGCCAAATCGAAGACAAATCCTTTTGTCGATCGGCAGGAACTGAGCGCTTTCGTTCAAAAGTCAAAAGTTGAATTTGAAGCTGAAGTAAAGCGACAGCAACAGAAGTAA
- a CDS encoding ATP-binding protein, producing the protein MREANPRASKKVLEEIQQLKLRLSAAEEALAAVRDGHVDAIVVPGPHGAQVFTLAGSDAAYRVFVERMKEGAVTIGADGTVFYCNHAFADIVDYPLDHVIGRSIYDFVPKPERARFDSVYQHPLDGPPKIELQLLKSNGDRVPVFVSANIFQESSTSVCMVITDLTEQKMQDEIVSAGRLAHLIVQQAAEAIAVCDNTGRVVLASQAFHNLCGKNTLLLPFEMVLPLQFSDGDQLSAESFSLRSVLEGKAYRGAEVVFRQEDGEPTHLLMSAARLKLPSDATSGAVITLFDIEERKRTEEYLRRSERLAATGRLAATIAHEINNPLAAVTNLLYLLSSDPKLDGSLKEYAQVAQAEISRVAHITKQTLAFHRDTNMPVRVNLNDIMESVLYLFSQQLRVKSIRVHKEMDFNGDVIGFPNELRQVISNIFENAIEAAPEAGKVRLRVYTSREYMNSHKPGVRIVVADDGPGIRHENAQKIFEPFFTTKGEKGTGLGLWVCQGIIHKHGGYIRMKSSTHPRHSGTVFSIFLPTRGSGVGMLSSTA; encoded by the coding sequence ATGCGAGAAGCAAATCCTCGGGCCAGTAAGAAGGTCCTGGAGGAAATTCAACAACTGAAGTTGAGGCTATCCGCTGCCGAAGAGGCCTTGGCAGCCGTGCGCGACGGCCACGTGGATGCGATCGTTGTCCCCGGCCCGCATGGCGCTCAGGTCTTCACGCTCGCCGGATCCGATGCTGCATATCGCGTGTTCGTCGAACGCATGAAGGAAGGGGCGGTCACCATTGGTGCCGATGGAACAGTCTTCTACTGCAATCACGCCTTTGCGGATATCGTCGACTATCCACTCGACCACGTCATCGGACGCTCTATTTACGACTTCGTTCCGAAACCCGAACGCGCCAGGTTCGACTCCGTTTATCAACATCCGCTCGACGGTCCCCCGAAGATTGAACTTCAGCTATTGAAGTCCAATGGAGACCGAGTTCCTGTTTTTGTCTCGGCCAACATATTCCAGGAAAGCTCTACCTCGGTGTGCATGGTTATCACCGATTTAACCGAGCAGAAGATGCAGGATGAGATTGTCTCCGCTGGAAGGCTCGCTCACCTCATTGTGCAACAGGCCGCCGAAGCGATTGCCGTTTGCGATAACACCGGTCGCGTGGTGCTCGCCAGTCAGGCGTTCCATAATCTCTGCGGAAAGAACACACTACTGCTCCCATTCGAAATGGTGCTGCCTCTGCAGTTCTCCGACGGAGATCAGCTCAGCGCGGAATCCTTTTCGCTCCGGTCGGTGCTCGAAGGAAAAGCCTACCGGGGCGCCGAGGTGGTCTTTCGCCAGGAGGACGGAGAACCAACACACCTGCTGATGAGTGCAGCCCGCTTAAAACTGCCGAGCGATGCGACCTCCGGGGCGGTAATCACACTCTTCGACATCGAAGAGCGCAAGAGGACGGAGGAGTATCTCCGGCGCTCCGAGCGTTTAGCTGCTACCGGGCGCCTGGCAGCGACCATCGCGCATGAAATCAATAATCCACTGGCGGCGGTCACGAACCTGCTTTATCTGTTGTCCTCGGATCCGAAACTCGATGGGTCTCTCAAGGAATATGCGCAGGTCGCCCAGGCTGAAATCTCCCGCGTTGCGCACATTACCAAGCAGACGCTGGCATTTCACCGCGATACCAACATGCCGGTGCGCGTAAACCTCAACGACATCATGGAGTCCGTCCTCTATCTGTTCTCGCAGCAACTCAGGGTAAAGAGCATCCGCGTGCACAAAGAAATGGACTTTAATGGGGACGTAATCGGCTTTCCAAACGAATTGCGACAGGTCATCTCAAATATTTTCGAGAACGCTATCGAGGCAGCACCGGAAGCCGGAAAGGTGCGCCTCCGCGTTTACACCAGCCGAGAATATATGAACTCGCACAAACCCGGTGTTCGCATTGTCGTCGCCGATGACGGCCCGGGTATCCGCCACGAGAACGCGCAGAAAATCTTCGAGCCATTCTTTACCACGAAGGGCGAGAAGGGAACCGGCCTGGGGCTGTGGGTGTGCCAGGGAATCATCCACAAGCACGGCGGCTACATCCGCATGAAGAGCAGCACGCATCCACGTCACAGCGGAACGGTCTTCTCGATCTTCCTTCCCACTCGTGGAAGCGGTGTGGGCATGCTCAGCAGCACGGCTTAA
- the kaiC gene encoding circadian clock protein KaiC, with amino-acid sequence MAKKSRTAKSKFSLQKIPTGIPGLDNITYGGFPKGRTTLIAGGAGSGKTLLGMEFLVQGILQYGEPAVAMTFEETAEELSSNVASLGYELDEMIRRNMLLIDYVHVERRQIEETGEYDLEGLFIRLDHAIKSVKAKRILLDTIEVLFAGLRNEGIVRSELRRLFRWLKERGVTAVITAEAGDGSTLTRHGLEEYVADCVVFLDHRVSEQISTRRIRVVKYRGSTHGTNEYPFLLNQNGVSVLPITALELNHEASTDRVSAGVPGLDAMMGGLGFFRGSSILVTGTAGTGKSSIAASFVSAACQRGERALYFAFEESPSQILRNMSSLSLTLDRWIKKGLLKIISVRPTSMGLENHLAAMCQEIDRFQPTVVAVDPITNLISVGSTSSVKSMLTRLIDLLKSRQVTALFTNLSTGELEQTSTEISSLMDTWIMVKEIQFDGSRKRVIYVLKSRGMEHSSDMREFTISSKGVQVQGVEDKPFRTRQS; translated from the coding sequence ATGGCGAAGAAATCTCGTACAGCGAAATCGAAATTTTCTCTCCAGAAGATTCCGACCGGAATTCCCGGCCTGGACAACATCACGTATGGCGGGTTCCCGAAAGGGCGCACCACCCTGATCGCTGGTGGTGCCGGATCAGGAAAGACCCTGCTGGGCATGGAGTTCCTTGTCCAGGGGATCCTTCAATACGGCGAACCCGCCGTCGCCATGACGTTCGAGGAGACGGCGGAGGAACTCAGTTCCAATGTTGCGTCGCTAGGTTACGAGCTAGACGAGATGATTCGCCGGAATATGCTTTTGATCGACTACGTTCATGTCGAGCGTCGTCAGATTGAGGAAACCGGCGAGTACGATCTCGAAGGACTGTTCATCCGTTTGGACCACGCGATCAAGTCGGTCAAAGCGAAGCGGATCCTGCTCGACACAATTGAGGTTCTGTTCGCCGGGCTACGGAACGAAGGCATCGTCCGCTCCGAACTACGCCGACTGTTTCGCTGGCTTAAAGAGCGTGGCGTAACTGCCGTGATCACTGCCGAGGCTGGCGACGGGTCCACCCTGACACGTCACGGACTTGAGGAGTACGTCGCAGATTGCGTCGTCTTCCTCGATCACCGGGTCAGCGAACAAATCTCCACCCGCCGCATTCGTGTCGTGAAGTATCGCGGATCCACACACGGCACAAATGAGTACCCATTCCTGCTGAACCAGAATGGCGTGTCCGTGCTGCCGATCACGGCGTTGGAACTCAACCACGAAGCCTCCACCGACCGCGTCAGTGCCGGCGTGCCCGGACTCGATGCCATGATGGGCGGCCTGGGTTTCTTCCGCGGCAGCAGCATTCTTGTGACGGGAACCGCTGGTACAGGTAAATCGAGTATCGCAGCGAGTTTCGTGAGTGCGGCTTGCCAACGCGGCGAACGGGCCCTCTACTTCGCCTTCGAAGAATCGCCCAGCCAGATACTCCGCAACATGAGTTCCTTGAGCCTGACGCTTGATCGCTGGATCAAGAAAGGCCTTCTCAAGATCATTTCGGTTCGGCCGACGAGCATGGGCCTGGAGAATCATCTTGCGGCGATGTGCCAGGAAATCGACCGGTTCCAGCCAACTGTGGTTGCGGTCGATCCAATCACAAATCTCATTTCGGTGGGAAGTACGTCTTCGGTGAAGTCGATGCTGACTCGCCTCATCGACCTGCTGAAGAGCCGCCAGGTCACTGCTCTGTTCACGAATCTGTCGACCGGCGAGTTGGAGCAGACCAGCACGGAAATTTCGTCGCTCATGGACACCTGGATCATGGTGAAGGAGATCCAATTCGACGGCTCACGCAAACGTGTGATCTACGTTTTGAAATCGCGCGGGATGGAACATTCATCCGATATGCGTGAGTTCACCATCAGCAGCAAGGGTGTCCAGGTCCAAGGCGTCGAGGACAAACCTTTCCGCACAAGGCAGAGTTAA
- a CDS encoding oligopeptide transporter, OPT family: MATEVETKSLPSNAYKPLAQTEKYEPLVPAGAQIPELTVRSIAWGTFLCVIFAVASAYSGLKVGQVMESAIPISILAIGLARVYRRRSSVLENVIMTSIGGSAGAVVAGAIFTLPALYILKLDPHPVQTIFICLAGGCLGVLFLIPLRRYFVRDMHGMLPYPEATAITEVLVTGEKGGSQAKLLLQATAISGVYDFFVTTFQVWKEFVDFQFVPAMRHLTERTRMVFSFDAIGFILGLGYVMGLRSSMILCSGGVLSNFVLVPLIWFIGSHVGTAIYPAAMPISDMTAAQIYRNYVRFIGVGAIATAGIFGIIKSLRIVAGSFGIALRVFRSGEKVDSERTDRDLPIIGVFAGVIVGAIGVAAFLGHLPVSWGIVGLGLLLTLLFSFFFTSVAANAIATTARNPVSGMTMLTIIISSVVLLRFGLSGTTGMFFVMAIAGMVCTALSISGQTITDFKTGYWLGSTPAAQQKVKIIGVAAAAIAAGLTIVMLDRTFQFGEALPGDIRPVLPSPQASIMKALVEGFMSQQPVAYLLFGVGAFVTLIMEMLGQPSLIFALGMYLPLELNTPALVGGFLSHFLNKRAEQKGGESGRTIRERGVIIASGLMAGGALGGVLGAALRLFPFYREDLVHTPFYANETISQSVSAIAFIALCCYVWFWSLRKPKEIRWTKQDVS, encoded by the coding sequence TTGGCTACCGAAGTCGAAACAAAATCCCTGCCCTCTAATGCCTACAAGCCGCTAGCGCAGACAGAAAAGTACGAACCACTGGTTCCCGCTGGCGCCCAGATCCCGGAACTGACCGTCCGTTCCATCGCGTGGGGTACGTTTCTTTGCGTGATCTTTGCGGTAGCCTCGGCCTATTCGGGGCTGAAGGTCGGGCAGGTGATGGAATCCGCGATCCCGATCTCAATCCTGGCGATTGGCTTGGCTCGTGTATACCGCCGCCGCTCAAGCGTGCTGGAGAACGTCATCATGACCAGCATCGGCGGCAGTGCCGGCGCCGTGGTTGCCGGGGCGATTTTCACGCTGCCAGCGCTCTACATTCTTAAGCTCGATCCTCATCCGGTTCAGACGATTTTCATTTGCCTCGCTGGAGGATGCCTCGGCGTTCTCTTCCTGATTCCGCTTCGCCGTTATTTTGTTCGCGACATGCATGGCATGCTTCCGTATCCCGAAGCGACGGCGATCACAGAGGTACTTGTCACCGGCGAGAAGGGCGGCTCGCAGGCCAAGTTGCTGTTGCAGGCCACGGCGATCTCCGGCGTTTATGACTTCTTTGTCACCACCTTCCAGGTTTGGAAGGAATTTGTTGATTTCCAGTTTGTTCCCGCGATGCGCCATCTGACCGAGCGTACGCGGATGGTTTTCAGCTTCGACGCGATTGGCTTCATCCTGGGGCTGGGCTACGTCATGGGGCTGCGCAGTTCCATGATTCTCTGCTCCGGCGGTGTGCTTTCCAATTTCGTGCTGGTACCGCTGATCTGGTTTATTGGCAGCCACGTTGGAACAGCCATTTATCCGGCGGCAATGCCAATCTCCGACATGACCGCCGCACAGATCTACCGCAACTACGTTCGCTTTATCGGCGTCGGCGCGATCGCCACGGCAGGAATCTTCGGCATCATCAAGTCGCTTCGGATCGTGGCTGGTTCGTTCGGGATTGCACTTCGGGTGTTCCGCTCCGGTGAAAAGGTTGATTCGGAACGCACTGACCGCGATCTGCCAATTATCGGTGTCTTCGCCGGAGTGATAGTTGGAGCGATTGGTGTGGCGGCTTTTCTCGGACACCTGCCCGTTTCGTGGGGCATCGTCGGGCTTGGGCTGCTATTGACTCTGCTCTTCTCTTTCTTCTTCACTTCCGTTGCCGCCAACGCCATCGCCACCACGGCACGCAATCCGGTATCCGGTATGACGATGCTCACGATCATCATTTCATCCGTCGTACTTCTCCGGTTCGGACTCTCCGGGACGACGGGCATGTTCTTCGTGATGGCCATCGCGGGCATGGTGTGTACCGCGCTTTCAATTTCGGGCCAAACGATCACCGATTTCAAAACGGGATACTGGCTCGGCTCGACGCCAGCAGCTCAGCAGAAAGTAAAGATCATTGGGGTAGCCGCTGCAGCCATTGCCGCTGGCTTGACCATCGTTATGCTCGACCGAACGTTCCAGTTCGGGGAAGCTCTTCCCGGCGACATCCGGCCGGTGTTGCCTTCGCCGCAGGCCTCGATCATGAAAGCCCTTGTGGAAGGCTTCATGAGCCAACAGCCGGTTGCGTACTTGCTGTTTGGAGTGGGAGCCTTCGTTACCCTGATCATGGAGATGCTCGGCCAACCGTCGCTCATCTTCGCGCTGGGGATGTATCTGCCGCTGGAACTGAATACACCAGCGCTTGTCGGCGGATTCCTTTCGCATTTCCTCAACAAGCGCGCTGAACAAAAGGGCGGAGAATCCGGACGCACGATCCGTGAGCGCGGCGTGATTATTGCTTCAGGCCTGATGGCAGGAGGCGCTCTCGGCGGTGTGCTCGGTGCGGCCTTGCGATTGTTCCCGTTCTATCGAGAGGACCTCGTCCATACACCGTTCTACGCAAACGAAACGATTTCGCAGTCGGTATCGGCGATTGCGTTCATTGCTCTATGCTGTTACGTGTGGTTCTGGTCGTTGCGTAAGCCAAAGGAGATCCGATGGACCAAGCAGGACGTTTCGTAG
- a CDS encoding circadian clock KaiB family protein codes for MKRPAGSKNKVIVRGANPDNVLENLRGKPAPRYQFRLYVAGSNLNSMRAIKSIRELCRSLSPAVCDLEIIDLYQQPSLAKRDHVVAAPALIKILPLPNRTFIGDMSDAGKVLAGLGISVSSLNARSKSSGQ; via the coding sequence ATGAAACGCCCTGCGGGATCCAAGAACAAAGTGATTGTCCGCGGAGCGAATCCGGATAACGTTCTCGAGAACCTCCGCGGAAAACCCGCCCCCCGATATCAATTCAGGCTGTACGTCGCAGGATCAAACCTTAATTCCATGCGTGCCATCAAATCTATTCGCGAGCTGTGTAGGTCACTTTCTCCAGCGGTTTGCGACTTGGAGATCATTGACCTGTATCAACAGCCATCGCTGGCGAAGCGCGACCATGTGGTCGCCGCTCCCGCGTTAATCAAAATTCTTCCGCTGCCGAACAGGACCTTCATTGGCGATATGTCCGATGCTGGCAAAGTTCTGGCTGGGCTTGGAATTTCGGTGAGTAGTTTGAATGCGAGAAGCAAATCCTCGGGCCAGTAA